The Paenibacillus sp. MBLB1832 genome has a window encoding:
- a CDS encoding DUF2306 domain-containing protein, giving the protein MAFLALSLLWLITTWKGFRYAIKGQLPAHRIWMIRSYAVTLAATSARLIFPVCILLYALMHSFHLPEGGIEHMVVEILNVNVWISLLLNLLVVEWVLLRKGEGTRTK; this is encoded by the coding sequence GCACTTAGCCTACTCTGGTTAATCACGACCTGGAAAGGGTTCCGTTATGCAATCAAAGGGCAGCTCCCTGCACATCGCATCTGGATGATACGCAGTTATGCCGTCACGTTGGCCGCCACTTCGGCCCGCCTGATTTTCCCTGTTTGCATACTCTTGTATGCGTTGATGCACAGCTTTCACCTGCCTGAGGGCGGAATCGAGCACATGGTTGTCGAGATTTTGAACGTCAATGTGTGGATTAGCTTGCTGCTGAATCTGCTGGTGGTGGAGTGGGTGTTGCTGCGAAAAGGAGAAGGCACGCGCACCAAATGA
- a CDS encoding ABC transporter permease: MWDARRDTVRLLPFVIMRGGGGLNSSFGVFARRVRSDWHFQYRAMRMAVDWVIAIYFVIPLLIIAGYHYYVWLSAPPARLSEIPIQFVSVLFYVFTWLGTLRFFVEEGDQLFLRQNEIWFRSLMRLGYRYSVVLQGITSLALVLLFLPLLSAVYGYSVSQIVCLWVLTYVVKLNIGVIRQLLALRLRGILLWLVRIVLFIGLALLFQAAVMELADQPLYGCSAIVVGIVTFDLLTRVRLREKGAFFADIARERDARMRLVSLMLVRIVERKRKPTRKYPLIFSRSQRLFKGAGASQGLAELLAKSYFRSGLQWRLSLQFTVVISGLMFVLPGAVKIFIWILAAVILVFWRKSFCKDELTTPFLTLFPIEDTKKHQALQKVMPALVLPAFIVISLCAGISLFTWWGPIVMVSMAIPVAYGSSSVFTSWY; encoded by the coding sequence ATGTGGGATGCCAGACGCGACACTGTTCGACTGCTTCCATTCGTTATTATGAGAGGGGGCGGCGGTTTGAACAGCAGCTTTGGGGTGTTTGCGCGGCGTGTGCGTTCGGATTGGCATTTTCAGTACCGTGCGATGCGGATGGCAGTAGATTGGGTCATTGCGATTTATTTCGTCATTCCTCTGCTGATCATAGCGGGCTATCACTATTATGTATGGTTGTCGGCTCCTCCAGCGAGGTTAAGCGAAATTCCGATACAGTTTGTATCCGTTTTATTTTACGTTTTTACTTGGCTAGGTACGCTGCGGTTCTTCGTGGAAGAGGGAGATCAACTATTTCTGAGGCAAAATGAGATCTGGTTTCGATCACTGATGCGGCTCGGTTACCGTTATTCTGTCGTGCTGCAAGGCATCACGTCGTTGGCACTAGTACTTCTTTTCTTGCCGTTACTGTCAGCCGTATATGGTTACAGTGTTTCACAAATCGTATGTTTATGGGTCCTAACTTATGTGGTGAAGCTGAACATTGGGGTGATCCGCCAATTATTGGCGTTGCGATTACGTGGTATCTTGCTTTGGTTGGTGCGCATTGTCCTCTTCATCGGCCTGGCGTTGCTATTTCAAGCGGCTGTCATGGAGCTTGCGGATCAACCGTTATACGGCTGCTCGGCGATCGTGGTCGGCATCGTCACATTTGACTTATTAACCCGCGTGCGTTTACGGGAAAAAGGGGCCTTCTTCGCGGATATCGCTAGAGAACGCGATGCGCGGATGCGGCTTGTCTCGCTGATGCTCGTTCGGATCGTCGAGCGCAAAAGAAAGCCAACCCGCAAATACCCGCTGATTTTCAGCAGGTCGCAGCGATTGTTCAAAGGCGCCGGAGCCAGCCAAGGGCTTGCGGAGCTGCTAGCCAAATCCTATTTCCGCAGCGGTTTACAATGGCGATTATCGCTTCAATTCACGGTTGTCATCAGTGGCTTGATGTTTGTGCTGCCGGGTGCGGTAAAGATATTTATCTGGATCCTCGCAGCCGTTATTCTCGTCTTTTGGCGCAAATCGTTCTGCAAGGACGAGCTGACGACACCGTTCTTGACGCTGTTTCCAATCGAGGATACAAAGAAACATCAGGCGTTGCAGAAAGTCATGCCCGCATTGGTGCTGCCAGCATTTATCGTCATTAGCTTATGTGCGGGCATTTCCTTGTTCACGTGGTGGGGTCCGATTGTGATGGTCAGTATGGCAATTCCAGTTGCGTACGGGAGTTCGTCGGTGTTTACGAGCTGGTATTAA